The following DNA comes from Phalacrocorax carbo chromosome 14, bPhaCar2.1, whole genome shotgun sequence.
AGTCTAAATGCCCACGTGTCGATTGCTGGAGGCAGATTGGTGCTGGGGTTGTCCCTGGGCAGGTAGGCTGTCCCTATACCCAAAGCAAAGCCTGTGGCAATGCTCCAGCCTGCTGGACACCCACATTCTCCTGAGACAGCACTGGGTGTTCAGCCACGTTGGGAAACTCTGGCATTCCCAGAGCTCAGGGTACAGGTTCAGTTTGCTGGGAAGCCATAGCCCGAAGAGAGCAGGATGATAGGAAGGACTGCAACTCATCAGGGACACTCTGAGCACTATAACAGCGTGTCCCTTGGTGAcacagcactgctggagctgcctgaACTACGGCAGAAGGGACAGGAGTGTTGCACAAACACGGCTGTGACTAAGCCAGGCAGTGCTGCCCTTTTACAGGATGGTGACATTCTCTGCATTGCAATATTAGCTCTGGAGCTGCTAGCTTGAAATGTCTTTCAGTGTCCGTAAAACAGACATTTCATTTCCTGAATCTGAGAATTTCATACCTGGCTGATGGCACGAGGTGGACAAGTATTGCTGACTTTCCGGAAACATTACAGCAGTGGGAAAGTTTTAGGAGACTGGAGGAAAAGTCTGTGTCAGTTTTATAACAAGGAGAAATGAGATAACCTGAATAATTGTAAGACTGTCAGCTTGACTTTGATCCTGGGCAGTAGTTTGAAATGTCTGATATTGGACATGAGTGATAAAGGAGTAAAGGAAAGTACTGTCATTAATGCCAGTCAAGGTATGATTATAGATTAGAAAGCATTCCTTATAGTGTGAGGTTTGAGGATTTCAAGACATTTAGCTTGTCAAAGAGCTAGATTTAGAAGCAACATTGGCATAGCTTGTATGCAGGGATATAGAGAATAGAAATGCATCAAAGGGCTTTTAATTCAATAGACAAAGATATAATAAGATTCAGTGGAAGTAGAAAAGAGAAATCCAAAGTGGAAATAAAGCATACGTTTTAGCTATGGAGATAGTTGTGTGATTGCAATGATAGATTAGGAGCTGTAGCAAGTTCTCCAGAGCTCATGATCTTTAAATCCAGACTGGATgctttttctagaagctctgcTCTCAGCTAGCCAAGAGCTGACCCCTTTCCCAAGGTGAATAACTACCTGGGCAcgggagaaggaaggggaagctAGGAGTTAGTGTGTGCCCTGTTGCAGTGCTGCTTCAtttacaagcaaataaaaattaggTGAAGCTTTTGGTATCGAtctattgcttttattttcctattttctgttctctcttgcAAGTGTGGCAGTGCCTGATTTTTGTGTTACGATATTGTGATCCCTTTATGGTTGCCCTGATGATGCCTCACAGGGATCCCTTGCCCGTGGGCTGAATAACGCTGCACCGGGAGATGGCAGGGCTCACATGGTAGGGGTCTGTGAGCTCTGGCCAGTGACTTGCTGTCTGATGTGCTGTTTGCTTTACTTTCCCTGCAGCATTTCCCTCTCCTTGGAGTCTTCTGATGTTGGCATCAGTAATGTAAGTCTCTTGTACCAGTCTAGGCTTTACTAGATGGGCGGAGTGCCTGAGTGCTGTGCACTGCGGCTCTGGGAAGCAGGGAGACACGCAGTTGCTGTGTGATGCTGAAATGTGTCCTGGCTGTGATGGATTACGTCTGCTAAGGGTCTTAGTTGTTAGCTGCTCTACTTTGTAGGTCATAGCAATTCTTCTTttgctacttttaaaaaattcttctgccttttctaaTAATGCAAATGTAAATCCTGAAGTCTATTTGTTTATTCACCCCTGCTTGGTCAAAGCTTACATGGATGTCCAGCAGGAGTTTTACCTGGTAGAAGATTTCCCAAAGGAAGGACCAAATACAAATTGAGGAAGAAAAGTAGAtttgcattaaagaaaagagggactattttttcttttgctgtgtcaGTGGGAAGTGGGAAGTGATTTCCAGTCCTGAGGACTGGCTGTcttccagctgcagtgctgggctATGCTTGCCGCTGTTGTGTGCCTGGCAACACCGCTCACACACTTGTTCCTTCTCTGGTTCAGATCTCGAACTTGAAGCCACACTTCAGCAGTCTGCTGGCAGAAACGTTACTGCCCCTTATCAACGGTAAGGTGCCCGGGATAGCTGTAACATTGGGAGTGTTTTGactgaggaggggagaggggtaGGTGTGCGTGATTGAAAGCTGTAGCAGGAGAGTTGGAGCCTTTAAAGGCCTGCAATCCCCATCTTGAGGCTGTAGTTAAAAGTCCCAACCTTATTCTTATACCATCCACCCTAGCTTCAGTCCTAAGGCCCCTAGCAACAGTTAGTGGAAGAGAGCATAAGGAAAGCCAAATGCATCGTGCACAGTGGTGCTGCAGTTGTCCATGCCTcctgagcagctctgctcccttcACCCTCCCCGGGAGCAGCTTTGtcctggggcaggagctgggctcacTCCTCCGGTGGTGTGTAAGGACCTGTCTGTTCCCTGCAGGTGCTCTGGGCATCGGGATCCCTCTGCCAAACGTGCTGGGCATTCCCTTAATAAAGGTGGATATTCAGATATTAGCGGTAAGTGTCTGGAAGGGCTATTTCCTCCTGCAAGGCACCAGTGCAGGTCACTGGGGCTGTTTCTAGCAGCTGACTCCTGTAACAGGACCCTGCCAGTGGTGGTTTAGTATGCAAGAGCTATAGATTTTAAGCCTTGAAAGGTCAGAAAAGGTTGCTCTGTCTGACCTCCTTCAGGTCAGAAAATGCTGCTGAGTATTTCATGCCCATAGGTATTATCGAACCAGGTACACAATGAGCAATGTTCAGCCCCTTTGGGGTAGGTCCTGGTTCCCCACCCAGGGTGCCTTTCCTTTCTGGAGAACTCTGTGTGAGCAGCTCTGATGTGGGTCCATGGGGTCTGGCAAGCCCTTTCCAGTGGCTCTGGTCAAAATGTCTTGAATTACAGCAAATTTCAGCCCTGTGCATCCTGGAGATGCCCCAGAGGGCCCGGGATATTCTCCAACACTTCCCAAAGTGTACAGTGCCCTTCCTATTAAAAATTTGATGTGAGGATTTTTGCAAGAGGGTTTTTGGTTCACTGTGTGTTGCTGACAAGCTATTGTGAACCAGCGCCCCTTGAAGTTGGGAAATAACATGGATGTGTTGCTCCTTGCACTTCTTCAGGGCCTGCTGGCGATTCTTGTGTGAGCTGGGGAGTACAAGGCATGGAGAGGTCTTTCtggacagagaaagaagaagaaagaccCATGAGGATGGAACAGAGAGACTGGCATTATCTACTTTTCTCTTCTAAACTTGATTCAAGATTCTTGAAAACATTTAAGACACACTAAAGTTAATTGGCTCATGTGGGTGCTAAGATACTTGCATAAGCCAAAACCCGTTAGGCAGCTCTGTGTACGAATATTTATTTAGAGAACTTAGCATGATTTTGGGCGCAGAGTTATAGCGGTTGCATGTGATGCTGGAGTGGAATTGTTAAATTTGTTCTGAGGCAAAATTGTTCTTGATATAACGAAAAAGTAAACTTGTTGCATATGGTTTTCTAAGTAAATGTCACCATCCACGTTCAGAAGGGTATGAAGTGCTGAGCAGGAGCTCAGGATACATTTGTCATGTAACTCTTTTAATAAACATTCCTACTTTTTTAGTGCTTGGAATGAGGTTCTGGTTTCTGATGCTTCTCAGGGACAGTATCTGTCCTGCCTTTTTCTATGGGATCTGGTTCCTTTGTGACAACTGatattttggtttgtggtttgaaAACTTTTTCCACTCAAACttccttagaaaaaaaacacttgcATTTTCGTGGCTACTCCTGGCCAGGTAACCTACTGACTAGATGCTAATCCACAAGTAGAAATCAGAATGGAATTGAATTTCCAAAGGTCATGAAGCATTTCCTAATAGAATCTGAAGGGAAAACTTCATTACCAGGTAACTGGTAAGTACAATTAAACTGGAGCACACCCATCTGTGTGAAATAGTCCATGTTTGCTTAGGCTGATGTGACAGTCAGTTGGTCTCTGCATGTCACGGGAAAGAATTCAGGCTTTtttgatttcagaaaaacatatgattctggataaaaaaaataaacaaacatgagGTCTTAAATGGCTTCTCAAATACCTGTTAAAAAACAGCACTAGacattattatttattgctaGTGTCCCCAAAGTTGGTGGTGGTACATCAGTGTTAAAGCATGGGTGGTGTGTGGAAGAAGTCTAGCACCGATCAGGTAACAGACAGGGGCAACATCCTGCTCTGCATTTCTGCCTAAAGGTAAGAGTAGTTCAATATCTGCCTGGCCAAAGCCCTTGGTTGTTGCATTAATTTCCAGCATCCCAGTGAGATGCTGCAGAATAATCACTGAACACAGCAGAGGATGCGCTGGACCCGTTGGCAGTCCCGGCTCATGCAAACTGCCCAGAGGTCTCCTGTGCTGTGCCAAATGGCAAACCTGGTGTCACTTACTGTCATTGTGTGGGCAGGCGTGTCTTTTGTCGTGTCAGGAGGGTTTTGGGTGGGTTGAAGTGCATGATAATGCTGAAGACTGGTGTTTTGGCAAGTCTGAACAGCTCCTTTGGTTCCCAGCTCCATGCAGGCTGATGTTGCTGGTGGGGCTGTGCTCTCCAAAGGCCATTCAGCTGCTGGTAACACAGACCTTGCTCTGTCCCTGGGCAGAAATGATGCTCCTGCATGGTGATGGGACTCCCCATTCAAGTAGTGTATTgtgggcagccccagccaccAGCTAAACCACGCAGGTGAGGAATATCTGTGAGGCAAGTTGTGAACAAGAAGGGACACTGTGGACCATTGGACCATGCTCGTGAGCCGGGAGCATGGAACTTCAGACCCCACTGCTTGTGCTCTCTGATGCCGGTGTGTCCATAGTGCTGGTAGAGCAGGGTTTCAGGGGGTTGTGTGACCCTGTTACCTGGTGGGCAGGATGAACAGCTCGGCTGACCTGCACTGTCAGCCCCACAGCCAAAGCACTCGCAGCTGCTTTGTGCCACCTCGGGGTTACCAGGACATGGGGGCTTGGTGTCTATCCATCCTTTTTGCCCACAGGCTGCCATAACAGGCTTTGTTTGTACAAGGTTTTGCTCTGGTTACTGAGCAAACACCTTCTGTATGGTAAGTGAAGTTTAGCACCTTTCTTGCACACTCTTGGCCAGCACTTTTGTGTGCATTCTGGtttgctggggtgggggaaggttAATTTTGCTGGAAGACTGTGGAATAATCTGTGATCTGTCACTGTCCCAGGGGACTGTTTGacttgagaaagaaaagacagcagGTAGAGTGTAACTGGAGAGCTTGCTGTCTTGtagggccagggcaggggctgcgcgGGCCTGGGATCACAGAAAAGTGAAGTCCTCTCATGCATCTGGAAATGGCTTTTCCTCCCAGGCCCCAGCTTCTGTCACATCGTTTATTGCACgggaagaagcagaggagccttttcaaaaggaaagggcagcagctcctcagTATAACTCATTACTTCTGCATCTCATAAATCTAGTGCTTTGAATTGCTGGTGGGTTCAGGAGTAaatccagagaagaaaactgcagGTTGGAATTCATAGGAGCTGTGACAATCCTGTCCACTGTGAAAAAACCACTAAGCAGTCATTTTCCAGCATGCCAGCACCCCAACACACTGAAAAATCTCTTTATGGGTGagtggcaggagcagggtgtgatgggctggctgctctgcctgggCTGTGTGGGACTTTGGTCTCTCCAGCCCTTGCTCCAGGAATGTCCCTTGTAAAGCTTCATCCCTCTGCTGACACATAGGGGCTGGCGAAGGGACTCATCTCTGTTTCTCAAGCATTTGAACCATCTGGCTGTCCTGTGTGTGCCTCTGGCAAGGGAAGCAGTGCATCCTGTGGGAGCCTGGGATAATGCCCAGGAAAACTATAGATTTTGTTTATGCCAAAGTTGCTACTACAAATGCttttttcatcatctcttttTCCAGGTGAACCCAAAGTGACTGCTTGGGacaacactgtctcccacagcttTTTCATAGAGAGCtgtggctcatggcttagacaggtgtactctttgccaggttaaaaactggctggatggccgagcccagagagctgtggtgaacagagctaaatccagttggcgcCGGTCATCAGCAGCGTTGCCCAGAGCTTGGTTTTGGGGTcggtcttgtttaatatctttatcaatgatctggacgaggggattgAGCGTGCCCTCAGTACgtttgcagatggcaccaaATTGGGTGGcagtgtcgatctgctcgagggtaggaaggggTCTGCAGAGGGGTGTcgacaggctggattgatggacCAAGGCCAATTGcgtgaggtttaacaaggccaagtgccgggtcctgcacttggttCACAACCCCAGGCAaggctacaggcttggggaagagtgccTGGAAAGCTGTTGGGTGAGGAAGGACCTGGGgctgttggttgacagccagctgagcatgagccagcagtgcccaggtggccaaagAGTCCAACAGCAtctggcttgtgtcagcactggtgtggccagcaggagccgggcagggatggggcccctgtgctcggccccGGTGAGGCCAaccttgaatcctgtgttcagttttgggcccctcgggacaagaaggacattgaggtgctggagcgtgtccagagaagggcagcggagctggggcagggtctggagcacaagtctgatgaggagcggctgagggggctgggggtgtttagcctggagaagaggaggctgaggggagaccttattgctctctgcaagtacctgaaaggaggttgcagcgacgtgggtgttggtctcttccccCACGTTACTAGTgataagacaagaggaaatggcctcaagctgtgtcaggggaggtttagattggatattaggaaaaatgtcttcactgaaagagtggtcggGCAcgggaacaggctgcccagagaggtggtggattcaccatccctggagatgttcaaaaacTGTGTAACGTGGCACCTGGAGACATGGTTTAggtggccgtggtggtggtgggttgatggttggacttgatgatcttagaggtcttttccaaatggaatgattctatggttctaacACTCCTGCAGGTGCTGGTGGGGTCGGTAAATGGGGTGATGGGGGGAGCAGCAGAAGACCCCAGCTCTCTAGCGTAAGCCAGCTCTGCCCCAAGCCTGCACCTGGTCCCAGGTCGGATGTGTGGCACTGGGAGTCGAGGTGTGCAGCTCCCATAACCACAGCCCTACACCAGAGATGCAGAGCTATGCAGTAAAGTCTAAAGCCAGAATAGCCACtggtaaataaatatatattttactaCTGTAGCTTATTCTATTTGGCAAACTGGTTTAAGATATATTAGTCAAAGAATAATGGTTGCAGCTCTACCAGGAAATTTTTATTAGAAGCAGTTCCCGCTATTGCCAGCTTTGGGCATTAAAATCATTAGTCAGGTCCCCAAGCTGGGCATATAAACCTCCAGGGTTTTTTACTCCTTATAATAAATCAACTTGGCTTGTTGTGTTTGCTTTCCTATTTCTGAGTCTCTAAAATATGAGGTTTTGCAGTGCTTTTCATCAGGTCCAGAGACTAGAAACGATGTGTATAGCTGTTGCAAGTGAAAGCAGAGGTATATGTAATTAATATGGTTTCGTGGGCATCATCCCTGCAGAGGTTACGTGAGAGCCACACAGGCAGCAGTAAGGGTGCTCTTCCTGGGCACTGGCACAGCGATGCACTCACCCTGTCCAGAGGCAGCTGCCAACAGCACCCGCCGATGGAGCGACTCGGGCGGCTTTAGGATCTGTGTTACGAGTCCACCCTTCCATTTCAGACTCTCAAGTCTGTTgtgttgggtggttttttttttttccaccccttTAATTTGCTGAACAACCTCTTGAGCATGGAGACGCGTCTGGTCAGTGGGAAAGAGCATACCAATGTCGACAAACGCAGCCACCGGCACCCTTGGGCGGGCGCCTGCCGAGCCAGTGCGTGGCACTGTCTGTACGTGTGCAGTTATGTTTCATTCAGCATTTTCTCTGTCATGAGCTTTGTCAGAAGTatagttttgaaaataagattGCCTTCAAGTCTAAAATTAGAAACCATGGTGCAGACTaatttctctcccctccccttctttctGACCTAGGGAAAACCGCCAGCCATAATGTTCCCATAGTAACACGAGAAATGGAGGAAAAGCAGATAAAAGAGCTCTTGTTGGTAGGGGCCGTGTCATTCTGTAGCTGAGAGGCACAGGGCTACTTTGCATCCTTGTAAATTAGTGGAATTTTCATGCTCCTTTAATTAAATGTAAAGTCTGGACTTCTGTACTGGTACCAGTTCTTAGCAAGACAAAATCTGTCTTTTTAGATACAAATcgttgaggggaaaaaagtcagtagtcatacagaaaatgcagtatGAAAGAGAAATGTTTAATTAAGGTATGGAACATTGTTACAATCCATCCTCTTTGTGCAACAAAAATACCAAGAGCAGGACTGGAAAGGAAAGCTGTTAGTGCAATGCTGTTGTTATCCTAAATCTGAGAAAGTGTTGTTTTAGTAAGGCAAGAAAGAtgattttcagcatttcaagCAGTGACAAAACATAAAGCATGATTTCAGAGTTGACAGAACAATTTTGCCACAGTTTTACTCTGGACATCAGACTTCAGCCCACAGTAGTCTTCTCTCCAGTCCTCGCCTGTAGCTCAAGGTTGCAGGGGATCAAGACATAGTCCTAAGCAAGGGGAGGAACAAGGGCTGAGCAAGGTGCCTCTGTGGCTCACACCAGCCTGCACAGGGCTCTCTGCAGGCCAGTGGTTCCTCCAACACAGCTATTGCTCATCTCAGTGGGGTTAGAGAGGAACTATGTCTATTTAAAGTGATGAAACTTGGTTCTGCGGGTTAACAGGGCTAAAGGAGGAAGGTCTGATTTATTTTGGAGCCAGGAGGTAAGCATCGCTCCTGGGTTCCCTTTAAATCAAACACAGCAGGGAGCAATTTAAATGTCTTCTTTCTTACCTTGTGAATCATGACTTTGACGTCGGTGTAGGTAAAGCTGGAGACATGGGGCAGGAATACACCTTCACTCAGGAccactaggggaaaaaaaaaaagagggaaagttACCACGTGGGTGCTGCCTTCATCCTCATCATGTATCCTGTGtggcagcactgctgcaaaACTACTGACTCCTCACCGTTCATCTGAGCTGGTACCTCCTCACGGATTGTGGGCAAAAATAACTCCTCCAGTAAGGCAGCCTGCCAAAGGGAAATCCATGGTCAGCTCGCTTATGGCATGACTCTACAGCAGAAGGAGAGGGGCAGCGACCAGCAAGAGAGGGGTCCTGATGCTCATTGCACCTTTCCTAATCCTGCATGGACCTgcctctgccttctgcagggTGCAGTGAGCGCCCGAAGTAAATATTTCCCTGCTGCTAACCAACCCCAGGATGGTTTAGGGCAGTCTAAGCTGGCTGGTGGAGCTGTTAGAGGATGGTGCTAAGGCATGGCCTGTTGCATTCAGCAAGTCACAGCAGCATGGTTTAAGGAGGGGATGTGACTGCCCTTGGTCACTAGTGGGGTGTGCAGCTGGGGCACCTACCGGTACGGGGCCCACGTCAGAGGCAGCCAGGCTGAGCTCAATATCCCTGGAAAACAAACAGTGGCACAGAAACTGCTTGTAATAAGTTGTAATGAGCAGTGACTTTCATGTTCACCTGAACGCCACGGCTGAGTTCAGGGCCAAGCCCACAGTGAACTTGGTGCCTGGGTACATCTGAGCAGGTGGCTGAAGCCTGACTTTCCCCCGGGCACAGCAGCAAGGGCTTGAGGACATTTTGGACCCCAGGACCCAGGTTGAACAGCTTTCGTGGGGCCCCACTGAAACGGGCAGGCTGTGATGGGGGTGAGCGGGCTGTGGGGCCAGGGTCTGGAGCGATGGGCACACTGGAGCCCCTCCAGCAGTGGGCTGTGTTTGCAGATGGGGTAGTTGAGCGTGTACTTTCCCCGGCAGTGGTGCCAGCGGTGCAgcaggaacagggagaagcagaAGGTGTTAGCGTGTGCTGGTTGCCTGCGTACATCTGTGCTGAATGTAGGGTGCAATTTCCACTTTTCTCTCCAATGATGTTACTGGAGCCTCACTATTTCCCCCAAGATAGAGCTACCTGTGCAGTGCCCAAACCATAAAAGCTAATAAACTCCCCAGACcgctttccctctcctttccctgctgtgACTAGGGCGTGTCTCCTTAAGGACTCAGAGCATAGCTGGGTTCATTACTCTATCGTTGCTGCAGAGATCGTCATCCTCGTGTCGGCGACGCTAAGGAGGAGTCCTGCAGACATATCCTGcaaggggaaaagagagggCAGGATCAGAGTGAGCAAATGGTCCCACTTCAGCTTTGAATAGTGAGATGCAATGAACGCATCCGTGTGCTGCCACCCGCAAAGTGCTCCTCACGCCCTGCTTTATGCAACAGAGGCAAACACTGCTTGGGGCTGTGAGCGCTGTGGCAGGTGAAGGCTCAATCAGCCCCCTGCAACAGCTGCCATTGGGCCGGGCCTTGGAGCAAAGGGCATTGCCCATGTGCAGCTCGGGCACGCTCACAGGGCACACTCACAGGGCACACTCACCACGTTCACACTCAGGAAGCTCTGGAAAGCTGGCAAGCCTGCCCCGACATGGACGGTGAGGAAGAGCTTCAGCGCtgccttgccttcctccagcaCCACCCGAGGTGAGCTCCTGAACACAGCTTGCAGGATTACTGGTAGGTCCTCCTGGAAGAGGGAGCCCATCTGCCAAGGGAGGAGGGTTATTTCTGGGCACCGCAGCATCCCCTACGCCCCCGGGGTagtgggcaggaggccggggtCGCTGCCCGAGCTGGGGCTGTGCCTCTTGGAGCAAGCAATGGCAACAAACCTGAGTAAGCTTCTGTGCCGCGGTGGCGGTGGTCAGTGGGCTCTGAAAGACAAAGCACAGCTTGTGATCCGACTGGTGGCTGCTtggggctgctgctctggggctcATGCACCGCAGGGCTGTGCAGACCCCGCGGTGAGCGCTGAGCACAGGTATGCGCAGGAGCCTTCCTGCATGCCAGGATGTGCCAGGAGCAGCATTCTGGTTACTCCTCGTGGCAAATTCTCTATTCATTGTTAGACCAGCGATATTTTTGGGACCCTGGGGGTGAGGGGTTGTGACTCCCACAGGCACTGTCATTTCTTCGCAGGACGCATGGCTCCTCCAAGCCATTTGTGGGGCAGGGCCGTCTCtccaaatgcatattttctaCTCCTTCCTTGCTCTACTCACCGGGATGGTCATGTTGAAGGCTCCAGCCATTTCCAGGGCAAAGAAGAGACTGGTGTAGAAGTGCTCAGAGAAAGCCAGGGTGAAGTGGGAAGGGCTGGAGCTCGCTGGCTCAGGCATGCTGAATGGCACAGGGCTGACTGGCAGGGGGATTGCCACCCCTGCCACCTGGAAAGTCG
Coding sequences within:
- the BPIFB2 gene encoding BPI fold-containing family B member 2, translating into MRRPARKGAGMAKLRTLSILLSLLVPAQTTRSPDCGGILTPSGLSYIAEVSKLQTESVLRQDLMAPTVPDLFLGSPKPSRNQINSVKVAELSLSLIPDTGLRLSIDVDLGITPAPSTTKVMRLSILADIHVEMNPEGNLELVTSACKPTLEEMQSTEELESESSSSDVDKQINVDKICLEVSKLLLLPNEHLMSLTAQFPIMPSCQVQYLPLAAPVFSKQGITISLQTTFQVAGVAIPLPVSPVPFSMPEPASSSPSHFTLAFSEHFYTSLFFALEMAGAFNMTIPSPLTTATAAQKLTQMGSLFQEDLPVILQAVFRSSPRVVLEEGKAALKLFLTVHVGAGLPAFQSFLSVNVDMSAGLLLSVADTRMTISAATIEDIELSLAASDVGPVPAALLEELFLPTIREEVPAQMNVVLSEGVFLPHVSSFTYTDVKVMIHKDYVLIPCNLELQARTGEKTTVG